A single Parabacteroides timonensis DNA region contains:
- a CDS encoding M16 family metallopeptidase codes for MKQKRFLIYSLLSFFCLFQLAAQQEMQPLPIDPQVRYGKLSNGLTYYIRHNELPKERADFYIAQNVGSMLEEENQRGLAHFLEHMAFNGSKNFPDKGMDEFTESVGMRGGENFNAYTSFDETVYMIMNAPVTRESVVDSCLLILHDWSGFITLADSAIEKERGVIREEWRTRQDAQARLWEQQLPKMYPDSRYAHRMPIGTIDVINNFKPNELRDYYHKWYRPDLQAIIIVGDIDVDKVEAAVKKIFADIPAPVNPAPREMFEVADNDMPLISIATDKEASNTILSIFYKHEKMPQDMYGTIAGVVKDYIQSVAATMMNERFNEMVQKANPPFVAAQASDGDYMISKTKGAWSVAALVKDNEVDSAMNALVTETERVKRFGFTPSEYDRARINVLKQYESLYNDRDKQRNSAFTNEYVRHFTEGGYIPGIETEYALIGQIAQAVPVEQVNKYIQDMIGERNIVISLTGPEKEGVTYPTDEQLLRDFMKAQRIPVEPYKETLSNEPLISELPAPGKITDSKEDPLFGATVLTLNNGIKVVLKHTDFKKDEIIMTATSSGGSTLFGNKDIDNLKVFNEVIDLGGLGNFSAIDLNKMLAGKKVSCSTSLGMDSENVNGSSTPSDLKTLFELIYLNFTAPRMDEEAYKSFENRMIAQLKNVELNPMVAFSDSLTKAIYNNNPRAMRIDPADFKNISYPRIMEMYKERFGDASGFVFTFVGNINTDSIRPLVEQYLATLPANGKIEQGNVKEVPAIRKGEYINRFKRQMETPKASVVNFYSGEMDYNLENIITATMLKQVLDLVYMEKVREEEGGTYGVQTSARISSFPKGQTFLQAYFDTDPDKREQMNTIVRNELKRISDIGPRPEDFKKTQDNILKRHAENQQENGYWLNTLDNYYYKGFDAATKYVETVNSITPAKIQAFTKKLLGQGNSIEVVMEP; via the coding sequence ATGAAACAAAAACGATTTTTAATCTATTCCCTGTTAAGTTTTTTCTGCCTCTTCCAACTGGCAGCACAACAGGAAATGCAACCACTGCCTATCGATCCGCAGGTTCGCTACGGTAAACTGTCGAACGGATTGACGTATTATATCCGTCACAACGAACTTCCCAAAGAACGGGCCGACTTCTATATTGCGCAAAACGTAGGCTCCATGTTGGAAGAAGAGAACCAGCGCGGACTGGCCCACTTCCTGGAACACATGGCTTTCAACGGATCAAAAAACTTTCCGGATAAAGGAATGGACGAATTCACCGAGAGTGTAGGTATGCGCGGCGGCGAAAATTTCAATGCTTATACCAGCTTCGATGAGACAGTGTATATGATCATGAACGCTCCGGTCACCCGTGAAAGTGTAGTAGACTCCTGCCTGTTGATCCTGCATGACTGGTCGGGTTTCATCACACTGGCCGATTCCGCCATAGAGAAAGAACGCGGCGTGATCCGTGAAGAATGGCGTACGCGCCAGGATGCGCAGGCACGTCTCTGGGAACAGCAACTACCGAAGATGTATCCGGACAGCCGTTATGCCCACCGCATGCCGATCGGAACGATCGATGTGATCAACAACTTCAAACCGAACGAACTACGCGACTACTACCACAAATGGTATCGCCCCGACCTACAGGCTATTATCATCGTTGGCGACATCGACGTCGATAAAGTGGAAGCAGCCGTTAAAAAGATCTTTGCCGATATCCCGGCTCCGGTAAACCCGGCTCCCCGCGAAATGTTCGAAGTGGCAGACAACGATATGCCGCTGATCTCCATTGCTACCGATAAGGAGGCTTCAAACACGATCCTGTCTATCTTCTACAAACATGAAAAGATGCCGCAGGATATGTATGGTACGATTGCCGGAGTGGTAAAAGATTATATCCAGAGCGTAGCAGCCACGATGATGAACGAACGTTTCAACGAAATGGTACAGAAAGCCAATCCCCCGTTCGTTGCTGCACAAGCTTCAGACGGCGATTATATGATATCGAAAACAAAAGGTGCCTGGTCGGTAGCCGCATTGGTTAAAGACAATGAAGTGGACTCTGCCATGAATGCGCTGGTCACAGAGACAGAACGCGTAAAACGTTTCGGTTTCACTCCTTCTGAGTATGATCGGGCACGCATTAATGTGCTCAAACAATACGAATCGCTCTACAACGACCGCGACAAACAACGTAACAGTGCCTTCACCAACGAATATGTACGCCACTTTACCGAAGGTGGATATATTCCGGGTATTGAAACGGAATACGCGTTGATCGGGCAGATCGCCCAGGCTGTTCCGGTTGAACAGGTCAACAAATATATCCAGGATATGATCGGCGAACGGAATATCGTTATCAGCCTGACCGGTCCGGAAAAAGAAGGTGTCACCTATCCTACCGACGAACAGCTGCTCCGCGATTTTATGAAAGCACAACGCATTCCGGTAGAGCCTTATAAGGAAACACTTTCGAACGAACCTTTGATCTCGGAACTACCAGCCCCAGGTAAAATCACGGATAGCAAAGAAGATCCGTTGTTCGGTGCCACCGTATTGACCTTAAATAACGGCATTAAAGTAGTACTGAAACATACCGATTTCAAAAAGGACGAGATCATTATGACGGCAACCAGCTCGGGCGGAAGTACCTTATTCGGAAATAAGGATATCGACAACCTGAAAGTATTCAACGAAGTCATCGACCTCGGCGGTTTGGGAAATTTCTCGGCTATCGACCTCAACAAGATGCTGGCCGGCAAGAAAGTATCCTGTTCTACTTCGCTCGGAATGGATAGCGAAAACGTAAACGGCTCCTCCACTCCTTCCGACCTGAAGACATTATTCGAATTGATCTACCTCAATTTCACGGCTCCGCGTATGGATGAAGAAGCATACAAATCTTTTGAAAACCGTATGATTGCCCAGCTGAAAAATGTGGAACTGAATCCGATGGTAGCCTTCAGCGACTCACTGACGAAAGCTATTTATAATAATAACCCGCGCGCCATGCGTATCGATCCGGCTGATTTCAAGAATATCAGCTATCCGCGTATCATGGAAATGTACAAGGAACGCTTCGGCGATGCCTCCGGTTTTGTCTTTACTTTCGTAGGAAACATCAATACCGACAGTATCCGTCCATTGGTAGAACAATATCTGGCAACTCTGCCCGCCAACGGTAAAATAGAACAGGGAAATGTAAAAGAGGTTCCGGCCATCCGTAAAGGTGAATACATAAATCGTTTCAAACGTCAGATGGAAACCCCTAAAGCTTCCGTCGTAAACTTCTATTCCGGAGAAATGGATTACAACCTGGAAAACATCATCACGGCCACCATGTTGAAACAGGTGCTCGACCTGGTGTATATGGAAAAGGTACGTGAAGAAGAAGGCGGCACATACGGTGTACAGACCTCTGCCCGTATCTCTTCTTTCCCCAAAGGACAAACCTTCCTGCAGGCTTATTTCGACACCGATCCTGACAAACGGGAACAGATGAACACAATCGTACGCAACGAACTGAAACGTATCTCCGATATCGGTCCGCGTCCGGAAGATTTCAAAAAGACGCAGGACAATATCCTGAAACGTCATGCAGAGAACCAGCAGGAAAATGGTTACTGGCTGAATACGCTGGATAATTATTACTACAAAGGATTCGACGCCGCAACGAAATATGTCGAAACAGTCAACAGCATCACTCCTGCCAAAATACAGGCCTTCACCAAAAAGCTACTTGGCCAGGGAAATAGTATCGAGGTGGTGATGGAGCCGTAA
- a CDS encoding ATP-binding protein codes for MEEKDIEKIYRGYRRKLKETPMSFTRFLYEKINWNDKLIGIKGARGVGKTTLMLQHIKRNFDQTDRALYVSLDNLWFTTHSLDDLVEYHYTHGGTYLFLDEVHRFPQWQTMLKNLNDDYPDLHVAYTGSSMLEIDIQQGDLSRRQMVYQLAGLSFREFLEFECGMKIPAYSLEEILQNHVAIASGVTEQVKILPLFEKYLRTGYYPFYKDTYEGYDFRLQEVVRQVIESDLPAVEDVQYVTTQKVKKLLMILVERVPHTPKMNELYKELETNREQGLKMLYALERGGLLALLTTQVKNYKSLSRPDKIYLDNSNLMYALSSNTDIGTLRETFFFNQLSVYHELLLPRQGDFYVDRHYLFEVGGRTKTFDQIKDVSDSFLAVDGTEVGHHNRIPLWMFGLLY; via the coding sequence ATGGAAGAAAAAGACATCGAAAAGATTTATCGGGGCTATCGGAGAAAACTGAAAGAAACTCCTATGTCCTTCACTAGGTTTCTTTATGAAAAAATTAATTGGAATGATAAGCTTATAGGTATCAAGGGTGCAAGAGGTGTAGGGAAAACAACGCTAATGCTTCAACATATCAAACGGAATTTTGATCAGACTGATCGTGCTTTGTATGTGTCATTAGATAATTTATGGTTTACCACTCATTCCTTGGATGATTTGGTAGAGTATCACTATACGCATGGAGGTACTTATCTTTTTCTTGATGAAGTGCATAGATTTCCACAGTGGCAAACGATGTTGAAAAATCTGAATGATGATTATCCGGATTTACATGTTGCATATACTGGTTCATCTATGTTAGAGATTGACATACAACAAGGTGATCTATCCAGACGTCAGATGGTTTATCAATTGGCTGGGCTTTCATTCAGGGAATTTCTGGAGTTTGAATGCGGAATGAAGATACCGGCATATTCTCTGGAAGAGATCTTGCAGAACCATGTGGCTATTGCATCCGGAGTAACAGAGCAGGTTAAGATACTCCCTTTATTTGAAAAATATCTCCGAACCGGTTATTATCCGTTTTATAAAGATACTTATGAAGGATATGATTTTAGATTGCAGGAAGTTGTCAGGCAAGTGATTGAATCAGACTTGCCGGCCGTGGAAGATGTACAATATGTTACTACGCAAAAGGTAAAGAAATTGTTAATGATATTAGTAGAGAGAGTTCCACATACACCTAAAATGAACGAACTCTATAAAGAGTTGGAAACAAACAGGGAGCAGGGCTTGAAGATGTTATATGCATTGGAAAGGGGCGGATTGTTAGCGTTGTTGACCACCCAGGTAAAAAACTATAAGAGTCTTTCACGGCCCGATAAAATTTATTTGGATAATTCTAATTTAATGTATGCATTATCTTCAAATACTGATATTGGAACATTGAGAGAGACTTTCTTTTTTAATCAGTTGAGTGTTTATCATGAATTATTATTACCTCGTCAAGGTGATTTTTATGTCGATCGTCATTATTTATTCGAGGTCGGTGGGCGGACAAAAACGTTTGACCAGATAAAAGATGTTTCCGATAGTTTTTTGGCGGTAGATGGTACGGAAGTGGGACATCATAACAGAATTCCGCTTTGGATGTTTGGATTACTTTATTAG
- a CDS encoding MBL fold metallo-hydrolase codes for MRALSYLFSILIVFLCISFNGYSQELTTELNTGYKVGDYEVFVFAEGSGDAETGLLIDAPADITAKYAPNGTFPIATNVVLVKGKGKVWLIDTGYGWKIFEHMKNLGVECQDVDQILLTHMHGDHVGGMLLDGNPVFVNSSIAVSDKELAYWSSEVEMNKFPPDQRGNFHTVQKIKEQYGTKVKTVQALALDGDYGDGIFPIEAYGHTPGHIMYLISDGGEKLLVWGDLTHALAIQMPHPEISITYDVDPDMARETRLKVLEYLADKDIAVIGMHVPVPQPGKIVKDEISGRYKFLSKLK; via the coding sequence ATGAGAGCTTTATCTTACTTATTTTCTATCCTTATTGTCTTTTTGTGTATCAGTTTTAATGGATATTCGCAAGAATTGACAACCGAACTAAACACTGGTTATAAAGTGGGAGATTATGAAGTGTTTGTATTTGCCGAAGGTTCAGGAGATGCAGAGACGGGCTTATTGATAGACGCGCCGGCAGATATAACAGCTAAATATGCTCCAAACGGAACCTTTCCGATCGCAACAAACGTTGTATTGGTAAAAGGGAAAGGCAAAGTATGGCTCATAGATACCGGCTACGGATGGAAAATTTTCGAGCATATGAAGAACCTTGGTGTTGAATGCCAGGATGTAGACCAAATACTGTTGACACATATGCACGGAGACCATGTAGGAGGAATGCTGTTGGATGGAAATCCTGTTTTCGTAAACTCATCGATAGCCGTAAGCGACAAAGAACTGGCTTATTGGAGCAGTGAAGTAGAAATGAACAAGTTCCCGCCCGACCAGCGCGGAAATTTCCATACAGTCCAGAAGATAAAGGAACAATACGGTACAAAAGTCAAAACAGTACAAGCTCTTGCGCTCGACGGGGATTACGGCGACGGCATCTTCCCGATAGAGGCCTACGGCCATACCCCAGGACATATAATGTATCTCATCTCCGACGGCGGCGAAAAGCTGCTGGTATGGGGCGACCTGACACATGCCCTAGCTATACAGATGCCACACCCCGAGATATCTATAACCTATGACGTCGATCCCGACATGGCACGAGAAACACGCCTGAAAGTGCTGGAATACCTCGCCGACAAGGACATCGCCGTAATAGGAATGCATGTTCCGGTTCCTCAGCCGGGAAAGATTGTGAAAGATGAAATTTCCGGAAGATACAAGTTTTTATCAAAACTAAAATAG
- a CDS encoding FecR family protein: MDKDILYRFFEGNTSVREMKQIKEWVEASDENSKQFRMERKLFNAMVLTGDLKQTNIYTTGNKKNTSFSKELLKIASIIVITVAITATAFLIRQDKDNSNFTMQTITVPAGQRVNLDLPDGSNVWLNAGTKMQYPVPFIKGKREIILDGEAYFDVAHNEKCPFIIHTQVLDVEVLGTKFNLEAYSRKKVFEASLMQGRIKIRSPHNEKNSVILSPNYKSTLQKGKLVVSKIDDYNVYRWKEGLYCFKSKPFIEIMTDLEKYYDLKIQMDKKEIEKVTLTGKFRISDGLDYALRVLQNDVPFTYQRDKENDVIYIK, from the coding sequence ATGGATAAAGATATATTATATCGTTTTTTTGAAGGAAATACTTCCGTAAGGGAGATGAAACAGATAAAAGAATGGGTTGAAGCTTCCGATGAAAACAGCAAACAATTCCGCATGGAACGTAAGCTGTTCAATGCTATGGTCCTTACCGGCGATTTAAAACAAACCAATATATATACTACTGGTAATAAGAAAAATACCTCTTTTTCCAAAGAACTTTTAAAAATAGCCTCTATTATTGTAATTACAGTAGCTATAACAGCCACAGCATTTCTAATAAGACAAGATAAAGACAACTCCAATTTCACCATGCAAACAATCACGGTACCAGCCGGTCAGCGAGTCAATCTGGATCTGCCTGATGGTTCAAACGTCTGGTTGAATGCCGGAACCAAGATGCAATATCCCGTTCCATTTATAAAAGGGAAGCGGGAGATAATACTGGACGGAGAAGCATATTTCGATGTAGCACATAACGAAAAATGTCCGTTTATTATACATACACAAGTCTTAGATGTAGAAGTTTTGGGAACAAAATTCAACCTGGAAGCTTACAGTAGAAAAAAAGTGTTTGAGGCATCTCTGATGCAAGGCAGAATAAAAATCCGATCTCCACACAACGAAAAGAATTCCGTGATCTTATCTCCCAATTACAAAAGTACATTGCAAAAGGGGAAATTAGTTGTCAGTAAGATTGATGATTATAACGTATATCGATGGAAAGAGGGCTTGTATTGCTTCAAGAGCAAACCTTTTATTGAAATAATGACAGATTTAGAAAAATACTACGATCTGAAAATTCAGATGGATAAAAAAGAAATAGAAAAGGTAACACTAACCGGCAAATTCAGAATATCCGACGGATTGGATTATGCTCTACGCGTTTTGCAAAATGATGTGCCTTTCACCTATCAAAGAGATAAAGAAAATGACGTCATCTATATAAAATGA
- a CDS encoding RNA polymerase sigma-70 factor: MIDLKSFNQFFTDYQQRFVYFACTYVHNEAVAEDFVIEAMMYYWENKDRLSADTNIPAYVLTTIKHKCIDYLRHQQIRQDATDEISQLYAWELSSRIVSLEDFEPNDIFTTEILTIVNKTLNTLPVQSKQIFIMSRYENKSYKEIALLLNMTPKGVEFHIAKVTKVLRLALKDYLPASLFFFHFL, from the coding sequence ATGATTGATTTAAAAAGCTTTAATCAATTTTTTACGGACTATCAGCAACGCTTTGTATACTTTGCTTGTACTTATGTGCACAACGAAGCTGTTGCAGAAGACTTCGTTATCGAGGCCATGATGTATTATTGGGAAAACAAAGACAGATTATCAGCCGATACCAATATACCGGCTTATGTACTGACTACTATCAAACATAAATGTATAGACTACCTTCGACACCAACAAATACGACAAGACGCTACTGATGAAATATCCCAATTATATGCCTGGGAGTTGTCGAGTAGGATTGTCAGCCTAGAAGATTTTGAACCTAATGACATTTTTACAACAGAAATATTGACTATTGTTAATAAGACATTGAATACTTTGCCGGTTCAAAGTAAACAAATATTTATAATGAGCCGTTACGAAAACAAGTCTTACAAAGAAATAGCCCTTTTACTGAACATGACTCCCAAAGGAGTAGAATTTCATATTGCCAAAGTTACCAAAGTTTTACGCTTAGCATTAAAGGATTATCTACCCGCCTCATTATTTTTTTTCCATTTTCTTTAA